Proteins from one Aquila chrysaetos chrysaetos chromosome 5, bAquChr1.4, whole genome shotgun sequence genomic window:
- the UCN3 gene encoding urocortin-3 has product MPHTRLLLLLALLCATETGRALRLYNAASIFSCLNAALAEAQKSHPEENAVLDKRSFDSPLPVEASEEEEEEEEDAVDEEMGKRTFPGEGHYKYVSQAQVKGKTYQNRAKSDRRTKVTLSLDVPTNIMNILFNIAKAKNLRAKAAANAHLMAQIGRRK; this is encoded by the coding sequence ATGCCCCACaccaggctgctgctcctcctcgcCCTCCTCTGTGCCACCGAGACCGGCCGGGCTCTCCGCCTCTACAACGCCGCCTCCATCTTCAGCTGCCTCAACGCGGCCCTCGCTGAAGCCCAGAAGAGCCACCCAGAAGAAAATGCCGTCTTGGACAAGCGCAGCTTCGACTCCCCATTGCCAGTGGAGGCatctgaggaggaggaagaggaggaggaggatgcggTGGATGAAGAGATGGGGAAAAGGACGTTCCCGGGGGAAGGCCATTACAAATATGTCTCCCAGGCGCAGGTGAAGGGGAAGACGTACCAAAACCGAGCCAAGAGCGACCGTCGCACCAAGGTCACCCTCTCCCTCGATGTCCCCACTAACATCATGAACATCCTCTTCAACATCGCCAAAGCCAAGAACTTGCGGGCAAAGGCCGCTGCCAATGCACACCTCATGGCCCAAATAGGGCGGCGAAAGTGA
- the LOC115341772 gene encoding tubulin alpha-3 chain-like: protein MGNSCWELYCLEHGIEPDGIIVSASSGQAGSSFGTFFSETGSGKHVPRAIFVDLEPTVIDEIRTGTYRTLFHPEQLISGKEDAANNYARGHYTIGKETIDLVVDRTRKMTEQCSGLQGFLVFHSFGGGTGSGFTSLLMERLSVEYSKKSKLEFSVYPAPQVSTAVVEPYNSILTTHTTLEHSDCSFMVDNEAIYDICNRNLDIERPTYTNLNRLIGQIVSSVTASLRFNGALNVDLTEFQTNLVPYPRIHFPLTTYAPIISAEKAYHEQLSVPEITNACFEFSNQMVKCDPRRGKYMACCLLYRGDVVPKDVNAAIAAIKTRRSIQFVDWCPTGFKVGINYQPPTVVPGGDLAKVQRAVCMLSNTTAIAEAWARLDHKFDLMYAKRAFVHWYVGEGMEEGEFSEAREDLAALEKDYEEVGRDSADGEEYDDE, encoded by the exons ATGGGCAATTCCTGTTGGGAACTGTATTGCCTAGAGCATGGGATTGAGCCAGATGGCATCATCGTCTCTGCATCCTCAGGGCAAGCAGGGTCTTCCTTTGGGACTTTCTTCAGTGAGACAGGATCAGGGAAGCATGTGCCCAGAGCAATATTTGTTGACCTGGAGCCCACTGTCATTG ATGAGATCAGGACCGGGACCTACCGCACACTCTTCCACCCAGAGCAGCTCATCAGTGGCAAAGAAGATGCTGCCAACAACTATGCTCGGGGTCACTACACCATTGGGAAGGAGACCATTGACTTGGTGGTTGACAGGACTCGTAAAATG ACTGAGCAGTGCAGCGGCCTCCAAGGGTTCCTGGTGTTCCACAGCTTTGGGGGAGGCACAGGCTCCGGGTTCACCTCCCTCCTCATGGAACGGCTCTCCGTGGAGTACAGCAAGAAGTCCAAGCTGGAGTTCTCTGTGTACCCAGCCCCACAGGTCTCCACAGCAGTGGTGGAGCCCTACAACTCCATCCTCACCACCCACACCACCCTGGAGCACTCGGACTGCTCCTTCATGGTGGACAACGAAGCCATCTATGACATCTGCAACCGCAACCTGGACATCGAGCGCCCTACCTACACCAACCTCAACAGGCTGATTGGGCAGATAGTCTCGTCAGTCACCGCCTCTTTGAGATTTAATGGTGCTCTGAATGTTGACCTGACTGAGTTCCAGACCAACTTGGTGCCCTACCCACGGATACACTTCCCACTCACCACCTACGCACCCATCATCTCGGCAGAGAAAGCTTACCACGAGCAGCTGTCAGTGCCGGAGATCACCAATGCTTGCTTTGAGTTCTCCAACCagatggtgaaatgtgacccgCGCCGTGGCAAGTACATGGCCTGCTGCCTGCTGTACCGGGGCGACGTGGTGCCCAAGGATGTGAACGCGGCCATTGCAGCCATTAAAACACGCCGGTCGATCCAGTTTGTGGACTGGTGCCCCACAGGCTTCAAGGTGGGTATCAACTACCAGCCTCCCACGGTGGTGCCTGGGGGAGACCTGGCCAAGGTGCAGCGGGCCGTCTGCATGCTGAGCAACACCACGGCCATTGCGGAGGCGTGGGCCCGCCTGGACCACAAGTTTGACCTGATGTACGCCAAGCGAGCCTTTGTGCACTGGTACGTGGGGGAGGGCATGGAGGAGGGGGAGTTTTCGGAGGCCAGGGAGGACCTGGCTGCCCTGGAGAAGGATTATGAGGAGGTCGGAAGGGACTCGGCAGATGGAGAAGAGTATGATGACGAATAA